One Grus americana isolate bGruAme1 chromosome Z, bGruAme1.mat, whole genome shotgun sequence DNA window includes the following coding sequences:
- the LOC129199415 gene encoding avidin-like isoform X1, giving the protein MSRRFLSTLAASVGAALAATAAGSQLLCEPAEIPGEEKASAKAAKGTNTKWWPGRKQKRHTRNGKQCDLTGWWENDLGSRMQVSAVDSQGNFTGEYHTAVSSAQKPIQPSPLVGSQHLDEDGQCTFGFTVNWKKFSDSTAVFVGQCFAGDDGDEVLQTSWLLREKVDSLPDDWRATRTGHNVFTRIH; this is encoded by the exons ATGAGCCGCCGCTTCCTCTCCACCCTCGCTGCGTCCGTCGGAGCAGCGCTGGCCGCGACAGCGGCGGGGAGCCAG ctcCTCTGTGAGCCAGCCGAGATCCCTGGGGAGGAAAAGGCCAGTGCAAAGGCGGCAAAGGGGACCAACACCAAGTGGTGGCCAGGCCGCAAGCAGAAACGCCACACAAGGAATGGCAAG CAGTGTGACCTGACTGGCTGGTGGGAGAACGACCTGGGCTCTAGGATGCAGGTGTCTGCAGTCGACAGCCAGGGCAACTTCACTGGCGAGTACCACACCGCTGTGTCAAGTGCCCAGAAACCCATCCAGCCGTCCCCCCTTGTTGGCTCCCAGCATTTGGATGAGGATGGGCAGTGTACCTTTGGCTTCACCGTCAACTGGAAGAAGTTTTCTG ACTCCACAGCTGTCTTCGTGGGCCAGTGCTTTGCTGGGGATGATGGGGACGAGGTCCTGCAGACCTCCTGGCTGCTGCGAGAGAAGGTTGACTCCCTGCCTGATGACTGGAGAGCCACCAG GACTGGCCACAACGTCTTCACTCGTATACActga
- the LOC129199415 gene encoding avidin-like isoform X2 — protein sequence MSRRFLSTLAASVGAALAATAAGSQLLCEPAEIPGEEKASAKAAKGTNTKWWPGRKQKRHTRNGKCDLTGWWENDLGSRMQVSAVDSQGNFTGEYHTAVSSAQKPIQPSPLVGSQHLDEDGQCTFGFTVNWKKFSDSTAVFVGQCFAGDDGDEVLQTSWLLREKVDSLPDDWRATRTGHNVFTRIH from the exons ATGAGCCGCCGCTTCCTCTCCACCCTCGCTGCGTCCGTCGGAGCAGCGCTGGCCGCGACAGCGGCGGGGAGCCAG ctcCTCTGTGAGCCAGCCGAGATCCCTGGGGAGGAAAAGGCCAGTGCAAAGGCGGCAAAGGGGACCAACACCAAGTGGTGGCCAGGCCGCAAGCAGAAACGCCACACAAGGAATGGCAAG TGTGACCTGACTGGCTGGTGGGAGAACGACCTGGGCTCTAGGATGCAGGTGTCTGCAGTCGACAGCCAGGGCAACTTCACTGGCGAGTACCACACCGCTGTGTCAAGTGCCCAGAAACCCATCCAGCCGTCCCCCCTTGTTGGCTCCCAGCATTTGGATGAGGATGGGCAGTGTACCTTTGGCTTCACCGTCAACTGGAAGAAGTTTTCTG ACTCCACAGCTGTCTTCGTGGGCCAGTGCTTTGCTGGGGATGATGGGGACGAGGTCCTGCAGACCTCCTGGCTGCTGCGAGAGAAGGTTGACTCCCTGCCTGATGACTGGAGAGCCACCAG GACTGGCCACAACGTCTTCACTCGTATACActga